A part of Plasmodium coatneyi strain Hackeri chromosome 8, complete sequence genomic DNA contains:
- a CDS encoding SICA antigen — protein MIIDIHLEVLDECQKGDTKLVQEDFFEILVQEFMGSEFIKQEKVPKDDVLVEQVPSSDFGFREEDFVSKEDVPMEQVSMFDGLKEGIPEEEVPSSDSGFREERLCS, from the coding sequence atgattattgatattcatttagaagtgcTAGACGAATGTCAGAAAGGGGACACGAAACTCGTTCAAgaggacttttttgaaattttggttcaagaatttatgggatctgaatttataaaacaagaaaaggTTCCTAAGGATGATGTCCTtgtggaacaggttccaagttcagatttcgggtttagggaagaagactttgtttctaaggaagatgttcctatggaacaaGTTTCTATGTTTGATGGTCTTAAGGAAGGTATTCCtgaggaagaggttccaagttcagattccgggtttagggaggaaagactttgttcctaa